The following coding sequences are from one Candidatus Paceibacterota bacterium window:
- a CDS encoding FAD-binding oxidoreductase — MHQESTGKTADELRDLIEGEVYDSGEQIDEYSRDWSLFKVVPEIVVFPKSHEDVRKTVSYIAEHKAAQPYLSITGRSAGTDMTGGPLNESIILGCTKHLNNFSVDEENLRATVEPGVFYRDFEEDTLPEHLSMPSYPASKNIAALGGIVMNNSGGERTLRYGQTRDYVEAVKMVLSDGNEYEFRALSHDELQEKKAQDTFEGEIYRKLEPVIKDNDEIIRAAEPQVSKNSAGYALWRVWDREADTFDLAQLFCGSQGTLGILTEATLRLVHNKTHRRMVPVFFKSWEKMPEVVNKLLQYEPETLEAFDDETMKLGMRFMPKIAKMVGQNIVQFLWRFLPEAWIGVKMLGMPKLVMLVEIAEDSDEEAERKAQEIEKALEGFNVWARRPLTEEEAEKYWLMRRNSFKILTEQTHDKRTVPLVEDFCVKPEVMPVFLPKALKILADAGIKANLAGHAGNGNFHIIPLMDLTKKKNRDKLTGVADRFYDLVIEHGGTITAEHNDGILRTPYLKKMYGEKVYDLFEEIKNIFDPHNIFNPGKKVSGDRNAKEYFEQHIAAENK, encoded by the coding sequence ATGCATCAAGAAAGCACCGGCAAAACCGCAGATGAGTTACGCGATCTTATCGAAGGAGAGGTATACGATTCGGGCGAGCAGATAGATGAATACTCCCGTGACTGGAGTTTGTTCAAGGTTGTGCCTGAGATCGTGGTTTTTCCGAAAAGTCACGAAGATGTTCGGAAGACCGTTTCGTATATAGCGGAGCACAAAGCGGCACAACCGTATCTCTCCATAACCGGCCGGTCAGCCGGAACCGACATGACCGGCGGCCCCTTGAATGAGTCGATCATTCTCGGTTGCACCAAACACCTCAACAACTTTTCCGTCGACGAAGAAAACCTGCGAGCCACGGTAGAGCCGGGCGTTTTCTATCGTGACTTCGAAGAAGACACGCTTCCGGAACATCTTTCGATGCCGTCATATCCGGCATCGAAAAACATCGCCGCACTCGGCGGGATCGTTATGAACAACTCCGGTGGCGAGCGCACGCTTCGGTACGGTCAGACCCGCGACTATGTCGAGGCAGTGAAGATGGTGTTGTCTGACGGCAATGAATACGAGTTCCGAGCCCTTAGTCACGACGAGCTCCAAGAGAAGAAAGCGCAGGATACATTTGAAGGCGAGATCTATCGCAAACTCGAACCGGTTATCAAAGACAATGATGAGATCATTCGCGCCGCTGAGCCGCAGGTCTCTAAGAACTCCGCCGGCTATGCGCTCTGGCGTGTCTGGGACAGGGAAGCGGACACCTTCGACCTTGCTCAGCTCTTCTGTGGGTCGCAAGGCACGCTCGGTATACTCACTGAGGCAACACTGCGCTTGGTTCACAATAAAACACACCGCCGAATGGTGCCGGTGTTCTTCAAAAGCTGGGAGAAAATGCCGGAGGTGGTCAACAAGCTTTTGCAATACGAGCCGGAAACACTTGAGGCGTTTGATGACGAGACCATGAAGCTCGGCATGCGCTTTATGCCTAAGATCGCCAAGATGGTTGGGCAGAATATAGTGCAGTTTCTCTGGCGGTTTTTACCGGAGGCGTGGATCGGAGTCAAAATGCTTGGCATGCCCAAGCTTGTTATGCTTGTCGAGATAGCCGAAGATTCAGACGAGGAAGCGGAGCGAAAGGCCCAAGAGATCGAGAAAGCGCTTGAGGGTTTCAATGTCTGGGCACGCCGACCACTCACCGAAGAGGAGGCAGAAAAGTACTGGCTTATGCGTCGCAACTCGTTCAAGATCTTGACCGAGCAAACGCACGACAAGCGCACGGTCCCGCTCGTCGAGGACTTTTGTGTGAAGCCGGAGGTTATGCCGGTGTTCCTGCCTAAGGCACTCAAGATATTAGCTGACGCCGGCATCAAAGCTAACCTGGCCGGACACGCCGGCAACGGTAATTTTCATATTATTCCGCTGATGGATCTCACGAAGAAAAAGAACCGCGACAAGCTCACCGGCGTGGCGGATCGATTCTACGACCTGGTTATCGAACACGGCGGGACCATTACGGCCGAGCACAACGACGGCATTCTGCGCACACCGTATCTCAAGAAGATGTATGGCGAGAAAGTGTACGATCTTTTCGAGGAGATCAAGAACATTTTTGACCCTCATAACATCTTCAATCCGGGCAAGAAGGTCTCAGGCGACCGCAACGCCAAAGAGTACTTTGAACAACACATCGCCGCGGAGAATAAGTAA
- a CDS encoding HAMP domain-containing sensor histidine kinase — protein MFSFLVESFISGLKRLRNNPQLTYTILLAVVIVGSFLYIGYTFIGVAQDAQGRLSDARTGVLHDTFVAFAGEYLNEPLILEDRIQQIAEQNPVIQEFQVAIFDDGRQSAPRIIAALDESQVGQIDDRPDLYRHAYADLSYTFPIQESGGRHFLTIRGITDPSGNLAGALITREELSEADQAINERIQSSTIVLISLLVLILALFLRHSHIIDYAELYKKLKELDKMKDEFISMASHELRTPLTHIRGYVDMLQDEDLTDETRETLKHIDSQALELDRLVADMLDVKRLEQGRIKFDLKEVTPDRVIEEVVEDSQRSAEVKGLNLGTNIKDTGRIYIDPSRLKQVLVNLVGNSVKYTDKGSIMVKQERKGDEIEIRVHDTGQGMSAEEQKQLFGKFSRVGSKDQQRNIKGTGLGLWITKTIVEQMGGSISAESIEGVGSDFIVRFPIADSSNEPQQQK, from the coding sequence ATGTTCTCGTTCTTGGTGGAGAGTTTTATAAGTGGTCTGAAGCGCCTGCGCAACAACCCTCAACTGACGTACACAATACTTCTCGCAGTGGTTATCGTTGGCTCGTTTCTCTATATCGGCTATACCTTTATCGGGGTCGCTCAAGATGCTCAGGGACGACTATCCGACGCGCGCACCGGTGTACTTCACGATACTTTTGTGGCATTTGCCGGTGAATATCTTAATGAACCACTCATTCTGGAAGACCGTATCCAGCAGATAGCTGAACAAAATCCGGTTATCCAGGAATTTCAAGTAGCAATATTTGACGACGGACGACAAAGTGCTCCGCGGATCATAGCGGCACTCGACGAGTCGCAGGTTGGTCAGATCGACGACCGCCCCGATCTCTATCGTCATGCGTATGCCGACCTCTCCTACACATTTCCAATACAGGAAAGTGGTGGGCGACATTTTCTAACGATCCGCGGCATCACCGACCCGAGCGGCAATCTTGCCGGCGCCCTCATAACTCGCGAGGAACTCTCAGAAGCTGACCAAGCTATTAATGAGAGGATCCAGAGCAGCACGATTGTACTCATTTCCCTATTGGTTCTGATCCTTGCGCTCTTCCTTCGGCATTCGCATATTATTGACTACGCTGAACTCTACAAAAAACTCAAAGAGCTCGACAAGATGAAAGACGAGTTCATCTCGATGGCCTCGCATGAGTTGCGCACACCGCTGACCCACATTCGCGGATACGTGGACATGCTTCAAGACGAAGATCTCACGGACGAGACGCGCGAGACCCTCAAGCACATCGACTCGCAGGCACTCGAACTCGACCGACTGGTGGCGGACATGCTTGATGTTAAACGACTGGAACAGGGACGTATTAAGTTTGACTTGAAGGAAGTTACACCGGATCGGGTCATCGAAGAAGTGGTGGAAGATTCACAAAGAAGCGCAGAAGTGAAGGGCCTGAATCTGGGAACGAACATAAAAGACACAGGGCGTATCTACATCGACCCGAGCCGTCTCAAGCAGGTATTGGTTAACCTTGTCGGCAACTCGGTGAAATACACCGATAAAGGCTCGATCATGGTTAAGCAAGAGCGAAAGGGTGACGAGATCGAGATCCGGGTTCACGACACCGGCCAAGGCATGAGCGCCGAGGAACAAAAGCAGCTGTTCGGCAAGTTCTCACGTGTGGGGTCAAAAGATCAACAGAGAAACATCAAAGGTACCGGGCTCGGACTCTGGATCACTAAAACGATCGTCGAGCAGATGGGTGGATCGATCAGCGCGGAGTCGATCGAAGGTGTTGGCTCTGACTTTATTGTGCGCTTCCCGATTGCAGATTCGAGTAATGAGCCACAACAACAAAAATAA
- a CDS encoding cyanophycin synthetase, with translation MEKKAPKPLLGQILEKIAPCIGAKVLMEPTWGIVGRITFRNGKNSYFRYSTLDINRVGAAEISKDKDYANFFLADLGYPVIPGEAFYSDDWAEKVGSDRTIDMACKYAGRIGWPVVVKPNSGSQGRDVQLVFDKPSLRTALSAVFKKDRVALVQQQVKGRDYRVVVLDDKVISAYERIPLSVTGDGVSSVRELLDHKQESFVASSRDTVIQFDDPRFAATLERGERDFSTVPMKDEVVFLLDNANLSSGGDAIDVTGDMHQEFKKLAVSLTRQMGLRLCGVDLMVEGDITKTPDAYWVIEINAAPGLDHYVKTGEDQQRIVEELYLDVLKHMEKG, from the coding sequence ATGGAAAAGAAAGCCCCTAAACCACTGCTCGGGCAGATCCTTGAGAAAATTGCTCCGTGTATCGGAGCAAAAGTGCTTATGGAACCCACGTGGGGTATTGTCGGACGGATAACGTTCCGAAACGGTAAAAATAGCTATTTCCGATACTCCACGCTGGACATAAACCGCGTCGGTGCCGCAGAAATATCCAAGGATAAAGACTATGCAAACTTTTTCCTGGCTGATCTGGGTTACCCGGTAATTCCTGGAGAAGCGTTCTACTCCGATGACTGGGCAGAGAAGGTCGGGTCCGATCGAACAATAGATATGGCTTGTAAGTACGCAGGACGTATCGGTTGGCCGGTGGTGGTTAAACCCAACAGCGGAAGCCAGGGAAGAGACGTTCAACTTGTTTTTGACAAACCATCGTTACGCACAGCGCTATCAGCAGTATTTAAGAAGGATCGTGTGGCGCTCGTACAACAGCAAGTAAAGGGCAGAGACTACCGGGTTGTCGTGCTGGACGACAAGGTGATCTCTGCATATGAGCGAATCCCTCTTTCTGTTACCGGGGACGGCGTATCAAGTGTCCGGGAATTACTCGATCACAAGCAAGAGTCCTTTGTAGCCTCAAGTCGTGATACAGTCATTCAATTTGACGATCCGCGGTTTGCCGCTACTCTTGAACGTGGCGAGCGAGACTTCTCAACTGTACCAATGAAAGATGAGGTCGTATTCCTTTTGGATAACGCAAACCTCTCTTCCGGCGGTGACGCGATCGATGTGACCGGTGATATGCATCAGGAGTTTAAGAAACTCGCTGTGTCTTTAACCCGCCAGATGGGCTTAAGGCTATGCGGCGTTGACCTAATGGTTGAAGGGGATATTACAAAAACCCCGGACGCCTACTGGGTTATTGAGATCAACGCCGCGCCTGGTCTTGACCACTATGTCAAAACAGGAGAAGACCAGCAGCGTATTGTGGAGGAGCTTTACTTGGACGTACTCAAACATATGGAGAAGGGCTAA